Proteins encoded within one genomic window of Spiribacter curvatus:
- a CDS encoding phospholipase D-like domain-containing protein: MQPIQWILVAAVLLISTGSALHALLFKREPAAAFGWIAFCLLFPVVGPVFYYLLGINRIYMRARQLRGEHTSSLDATNTHVADPIPTAFRTQAQISGAVTGLAMTHGNVIDSLVGGEAAYPAMLEAIDQATDRVYLSTYIFESNSVGQRFADALAAAHERGVDVRVLVDGAGEYYNRPAIRHRLQADGVHVERFLPPRLFPPSPVINLRNHRKLLITDGTIGFVGGMNIGDRHLHERPDHREGIRDIHFRVQGPVTRQLEDVFLDDWEFVTGERPALSAPAGPEQTGTALGRTLVDGPNEDLHRLTMVLVGAVAAAREHVAIMTPYFVPPRELVAALQAAAVRGTRVDIILPAHNNLPFMHWASRNMLWELVKWDVGVYYQPGPFDHTKLIVVDEHYTQVGSANLDARSLRLNFEIMVEVYDTRFGARMARHIETARASAHRVTLTELDERPLLPRIRDAIAWLFTPYL, translated from the coding sequence ATGCAGCCGATTCAATGGATTCTCGTCGCCGCTGTCCTGCTGATCTCGACCGGCAGCGCCCTGCACGCCCTGCTCTTCAAGCGCGAGCCCGCGGCGGCATTCGGATGGATCGCATTCTGCCTGCTATTCCCCGTGGTCGGCCCGGTGTTCTATTACCTGCTCGGAATCAACCGGATCTACATGCGTGCCCGTCAATTGCGCGGTGAACACACAAGCAGCCTCGATGCCACCAACACCCACGTCGCCGATCCCATCCCGACCGCATTCCGCACCCAGGCACAGATCTCGGGCGCCGTAACGGGGCTGGCGATGACCCATGGCAACGTCATCGACAGCCTGGTGGGCGGCGAGGCGGCCTATCCCGCCATGCTCGAGGCGATCGATCAGGCGACCGACCGGGTCTATCTGTCCACCTATATATTCGAGAGCAACAGCGTCGGACAGCGTTTCGCCGATGCCCTCGCCGCGGCCCACGAGCGGGGTGTCGACGTTCGCGTGCTGGTGGATGGCGCGGGTGAGTACTACAACCGGCCGGCGATCCGGCACCGGTTACAGGCGGATGGCGTTCATGTCGAGCGCTTCCTGCCCCCTCGTCTGTTCCCCCCGAGTCCCGTCATCAACCTGCGTAATCACCGCAAGCTCCTGATCACCGACGGCACCATCGGCTTTGTCGGCGGCATGAATATCGGTGACCGCCATCTCCATGAGCGGCCCGATCATCGTGAGGGTATCCGTGACATCCATTTCCGCGTGCAGGGACCGGTGACCCGACAGCTCGAGGATGTCTTCCTCGACGACTGGGAGTTCGTCACCGGCGAGCGCCCCGCACTGTCCGCTCCCGCCGGGCCGGAACAGACCGGCACCGCGTTGGGCCGGACCCTCGTGGATGGTCCCAATGAGGATCTGCATCGGCTGACGATGGTCCTGGTCGGCGCGGTCGCTGCGGCGCGCGAACATGTCGCCATCATGACACCCTACTTCGTGCCACCCCGGGAACTGGTGGCCGCACTGCAGGCGGCCGCCGTCCGCGGTACCCGCGTCGATATCATCCTGCCGGCTCACAATAATCTGCCATTCATGCACTGGGCGAGCCGCAACATGCTCTGGGAGCTGGTCAAGTGGGATGTCGGGGTTTACTACCAGCCGGGCCCGTTTGATCACACCAAGCTGATCGTCGTCGACGAGCACTACACTCAGGTGGGCTCGGCCAATCTGGATGCGCGGAGCCTGCGACTCAACTTCGAGATCATGGTTGAGGTCTATGACACGCGCTTCGGTGCCCGAATGGCGCGGCATATCGAGACGGCGCGGGCGAGCGCCCATCGCGTGACGCTGACAGAGCTCGACGAGCGCCCCCTCCTGCCGCGGATCCGCGATGCCATTGCCTGGCTGTTCACGCCGTACCTGTAG
- a CDS encoding DUF3429 family protein, with protein MSDEPTLKDLAASAEVVVFHSTVTDLGGLDELLESSGRDWRAIEMGMGSADNREQFARLKALTGSTTLPQVFIDGRFVGGLQAATARIEAPGRHPNAASWMGYLGLLPFAAAAAGPWLGLAWTVEWLLAYGAVILSFVGAIHWGLAMGQHHPAPASFHASVIPALVGWVALILPTLIGLPLLAVGFMAWRFWEARYAAMVMPRWFRRLRTVLTVGAVAALIGGWLALLPATGTA; from the coding sequence ATGTCGGACGAGCCGACCCTCAAGGATCTCGCCGCCAGTGCAGAGGTGGTGGTCTTTCACTCCACTGTCACCGATCTGGGCGGCCTGGATGAATTACTGGAGTCGAGCGGCCGGGATTGGCGCGCCATCGAGATGGGGATGGGGTCGGCGGACAATCGCGAACAGTTCGCCCGTCTCAAGGCCCTGACCGGCTCGACCACGCTACCGCAGGTGTTCATCGATGGGCGCTTTGTCGGTGGTCTGCAGGCGGCGACCGCGCGGATTGAGGCGCCCGGGCGTCATCCGAACGCTGCCAGCTGGATGGGCTATCTTGGTCTGCTGCCATTCGCGGCGGCGGCCGCCGGACCATGGCTTGGACTGGCCTGGACGGTGGAATGGCTGCTTGCCTATGGCGCGGTGATCCTGTCGTTCGTCGGCGCGATTCACTGGGGGCTCGCCATGGGTCAGCATCATCCAGCGCCGGCGTCATTCCATGCCTCGGTCATCCCCGCGCTGGTGGGCTGGGTCGCGCTGATTCTGCCGACGCTGATCGGACTGCCGCTGCTGGCGGTGGGCTTCATGGCCTGGCGGTTCTGGGAGGCGCGTTATGCCGCGATGGTCATGCCGCGCTGGTTCCGACGCCTTCGCACCGTCCTGACCGTGGGAGCGGTCGCTGCACTGATCGGCGGTTGGCTGGCGCTGCTGCCTGCTACAGGTACGGCGTGA
- a CDS encoding DUF3833 domain-containing protein — MSRLRLLILSLITVTTLLLAGCAGVSPEDYAGQTPEFRIEEYFDGDVKAWGMFQSRSGEVKRRFTVDIEGTVDGDQITLDERFTYDDGETDRRVWEIERIDEHTYEGTAGDVVGVAEGKRYGNALNWQYTLALEVGDRTWNVQFDDWMYLNDENTLINTAEVSKFGFRVGTVTLFFRRDNTTGAGSSE, encoded by the coding sequence ATGTCGCGTCTGCGCCTGCTGATACTGAGTCTGATCACGGTAACCACACTGCTCCTGGCCGGCTGTGCGGGTGTCTCTCCCGAGGACTATGCCGGACAGACCCCTGAGTTCCGCATCGAGGAGTACTTCGACGGAGATGTGAAGGCCTGGGGAATGTTCCAGTCGCGCAGTGGTGAAGTGAAGCGGCGCTTTACGGTGGATATCGAGGGCACTGTCGACGGTGACCAGATCACGCTTGACGAGCGCTTTACCTACGACGACGGCGAGACCGACCGGCGGGTCTGGGAAATCGAGCGCATCGATGAGCATACCTATGAGGGCACCGCCGGCGACGTGGTGGGTGTCGCCGAAGGCAAGCGTTATGGCAATGCCCTGAACTGGCAGTACACCCTCGCCCTTGAGGTGGGCGATCGGACCTGGAACGTCCAGTTCGATGACTGGATGTATCTGAATGACGAGAACACGCTCATCAACACGGCAGAGGTCAGCAAGTTCGGCTTCCGGGTCGGCACGGTCACGCTGTTCTTCCGCCGCGACAACACGACGGGGGCAGGCAGCAGTGAATAG
- a CDS encoding chalcone isomerase family protein translates to MNSALAAALIILATGFTSAATAVVEEKGARFEERIDLAGERLELTGTGTVKYRIVFTVYAAGLYLPPGKSGSDALAADTPRRLEIEYFHDISADDIIRAANTKLDEQLSDSQREDLQPQIERYHDLFQAVSDGDRYRMDYVPGEGTALSFNGEPVGQVEGEAFAAAYFGIWLDADNPLSTGLRNNLLTD, encoded by the coding sequence GTGAATAGCGCCCTAGCAGCCGCCCTCATCATACTGGCGACGGGCTTCACGTCCGCGGCAACGGCCGTGGTCGAGGAGAAAGGGGCTCGCTTTGAAGAGCGGATCGATCTGGCCGGCGAGCGCCTTGAGCTCACCGGGACTGGCACCGTGAAGTACCGGATTGTGTTTACCGTTTATGCCGCCGGGCTCTACCTACCGCCTGGAAAGTCCGGCAGCGACGCCCTGGCGGCGGATACGCCGCGGCGGCTGGAGATCGAGTATTTCCACGACATCAGTGCCGATGACATTATCCGCGCCGCCAACACCAAGCTGGATGAGCAGCTCAGTGACTCGCAGCGCGAGGATCTGCAACCGCAGATTGAGCGCTACCACGATCTGTTCCAGGCGGTCAGCGATGGTGATCGCTACCGGATGGACTATGTACCGGGCGAAGGCACAGCGCTCTCATTCAACGGTGAACCGGTCGGTCAGGTGGAGGGCGAGGCATTCGCTGCCGCCTATTTCGGTATCTGGCTGGACGCCGACAATCCGCTATCCACCGGGTTGCGGAACAACCTGCTGACGGACTAG
- a CDS encoding sodium:solute symporter family protein yields MTAGIITALILYALIGLGVALAARRGLGAGAAEYYLAGRRAGGVISALSYGATTYSAFMMIGLAGLTYAGGVGALGFELVYLAGLGLVAIFGPRFWLASRAFGFITPAEMLSYRYDSRLVGGAMAITACVFLVPYSAVQLMGIGYLVSGMTDSAINFEQGILIGASLALIWTLAAGMRSVLWTDALQVIVMLITSLIAVGFVVAALGGPGEFLASTAATHKAWLSVPGPGLFSLTTFIGLTLPWFFFSISNPQVSQRLFTTASIGAMRTMLMGFLVLGFVYTLISVIWGVSALQLVPDLDQADLATPRLLATGAVPPAVAIVLVVGIVAAAVSTVDSILLSLSSLVARDIYRPLAPQGGREMLAGQAVVLITTVLAILFARLQLDLITVLSVAASSGLLVTVPAIVGCFFWRRGTSTGAIASMVGAGVTVTYLQVTGTDPLGIPASVCGGALAVALFIAISAVTTAPLQRADTFLDPVIRGLDRHRIR; encoded by the coding sequence ATGACGGCCGGGATCATCACAGCGCTGATCCTGTACGCGCTCATCGGCCTTGGTGTCGCCCTCGCGGCCCGTCGGGGCCTGGGTGCCGGCGCAGCCGAGTATTACCTGGCAGGGCGCCGGGCCGGCGGCGTCATCTCGGCCCTCAGCTACGGCGCAACCACTTACAGTGCCTTCATGATGATCGGGCTTGCCGGACTGACCTATGCCGGTGGTGTAGGCGCGCTTGGCTTTGAGCTTGTCTATCTTGCCGGGCTCGGCCTGGTGGCGATTTTCGGGCCGCGTTTCTGGCTCGCGAGCCGTGCATTCGGTTTCATTACGCCGGCGGAGATGCTGAGCTACCGCTACGACAGCCGTCTGGTCGGCGGCGCCATGGCGATCACCGCCTGCGTGTTTCTGGTGCCTTACAGCGCCGTTCAGCTGATGGGGATCGGTTATCTGGTATCGGGGATGACCGATAGCGCCATCAACTTCGAGCAGGGCATCCTCATCGGGGCGTCGCTCGCACTGATCTGGACCCTTGCCGCAGGGATGCGCTCAGTACTGTGGACCGACGCACTGCAGGTCATCGTGATGCTGATCACCAGCCTGATTGCGGTGGGGTTCGTGGTGGCGGCGCTGGGCGGTCCCGGCGAATTCCTCGCGTCGACCGCCGCCACTCACAAGGCGTGGCTGAGCGTTCCGGGGCCGGGGCTGTTCAGCCTGACGACGTTCATCGGGCTGACCCTGCCGTGGTTTTTCTTCTCCATCAGTAATCCACAGGTCAGTCAGCGCCTGTTTACCACCGCCTCCATCGGCGCGATGCGGACCATGCTGATGGGGTTTCTGGTGCTGGGATTCGTCTACACCCTGATCTCGGTGATCTGGGGGGTTTCGGCGCTGCAGCTGGTCCCGGATCTTGATCAGGCCGATCTGGCCACCCCACGTCTACTGGCCACTGGCGCCGTTCCGCCGGCGGTGGCGATTGTGCTGGTCGTGGGCATCGTCGCCGCGGCGGTCTCTACGGTGGATTCCATCCTGCTCAGCCTGTCGTCGCTGGTGGCCCGCGATATTTACCGGCCGCTGGCACCGCAGGGTGGGCGTGAGATGCTCGCCGGACAGGCGGTCGTGCTCATCACGACCGTGCTCGCGATCCTTTTCGCACGACTCCAGCTTGACCTGATTACGGTTCTGTCGGTCGCTGCCTCATCCGGACTGCTGGTGACCGTTCCCGCCATTGTCGGCTGCTTTTTCTGGCGTCGCGGAACGTCCACCGGTGCGATCGCCAGCATGGTGGGTGCGGGTGTGACCGTCACCTATCTGCAGGTGACTGGCACCGATCCGCTGGGTATCCCGGCATCCGTCTGTGGCGGCGCGCTCGCCGTGGCATTGTTCATCGCCATCAGCGCCGTCACCACGGCCCCGTTGCAGCGCGCCGACACCTTCCTCGATCCCGTGATTCGAGGGCTTGACCGGCACCGTATCCGCTAG
- a CDS encoding competence/damage-inducible protein A produces MADSIPGFGLIVIGDELLSGKRSDKHFPHLLELLAERGLELRWVRMISDEPTLITRTLEETLAGGDVVFSCGGIGATPDDRTRQCAAAALGRPLIPQPEGVAMLEERFGRPVEPAHRLQLVEFPEGSDVIPNPVNQVPGFSIAHHHFMPGFPSMAWPMMAWVLDHHYSQWQDAERLAEQAIAVDGARESDMIPLLERFERDYPDLRLSCLPTLREDGFSLELGLRGSPAAVGTAMEALRGAVEALGFDWRVVAIDAVDRD; encoded by the coding sequence ATGGCGGACTCTATCCCTGGCTTCGGACTGATTGTGATTGGCGATGAGCTGCTGTCTGGCAAGCGCTCAGACAAGCATTTCCCCCATCTGCTGGAACTGCTGGCGGAGCGTGGTCTCGAGCTGCGCTGGGTGCGGATGATCAGCGACGAGCCAACACTGATCACCCGCACGCTGGAGGAAACGCTGGCGGGGGGTGACGTCGTATTCAGCTGCGGCGGGATCGGCGCCACGCCCGATGACCGGACCCGTCAGTGTGCCGCCGCGGCACTGGGCCGCCCGCTCATCCCCCAGCCGGAAGGAGTCGCGATGCTTGAGGAGCGCTTTGGCCGTCCGGTCGAGCCCGCCCATCGTCTCCAGCTGGTGGAGTTTCCCGAGGGATCGGATGTGATCCCCAATCCAGTCAATCAGGTGCCCGGGTTCAGCATTGCCCACCATCATTTCATGCCGGGTTTCCCCAGCATGGCCTGGCCAATGATGGCCTGGGTGCTTGATCATCACTACTCGCAGTGGCAGGACGCGGAGCGTCTGGCGGAACAGGCGATCGCTGTCGATGGCGCCCGTGAAAGCGATATGATCCCGCTGCTCGAGCGTTTCGAGCGCGATTACCCGGATCTGCGCCTGTCCTGCCTGCCGACGCTGCGGGAGGATGGTTTCTCGCTGGAGCTGGGGCTGCGGGGCTCGCCGGCAGCCGTCGGAACGGCCATGGAAGCACTGCGAGGGGCGGTCGAGGCGCTCGGGTTTGACTGGCGGGTGGTGGCGATCGATGCTGTCGACAGAGACTGA
- a CDS encoding HAD family hydrolase, translated as MTRRTLQAPIAAVTFDLDFTLWDLDGVLPHAEAVCHGLLEQHYPAVTQHVGAEGMRELRNQIAAERPDIAHDVTALRRAGLRRAGELAGYAGPILDTLVEEAFDVFLEARHAVRLYPDTLAMLRALQGRVRVGAITNGNADIARIGLDAYFDFALSAVDLGAAKPSHLVFDTAAGRAGVAAGQIVHVGDDVHSDVYGAAANGMQAVWLNRDNAAWPGDVPDVPHTPVSSLAELEGMLLGLIRESM; from the coding sequence GTGACGCGCCGAACGCTACAGGCGCCGATCGCCGCGGTTACGTTCGACCTCGACTTCACCCTATGGGACCTCGATGGCGTTCTGCCGCATGCCGAGGCGGTCTGCCACGGGTTGCTCGAGCAGCACTACCCGGCAGTAACACAGCATGTCGGCGCCGAGGGCATGCGGGAGCTGCGCAACCAGATCGCGGCCGAGCGGCCTGACATCGCGCACGATGTCACTGCCCTGCGCCGCGCAGGGCTGCGTCGGGCCGGCGAGCTCGCCGGTTATGCGGGCCCTATCCTCGATACGCTGGTGGAAGAGGCCTTTGACGTGTTCCTGGAGGCCCGTCATGCGGTGAGGCTCTACCCGGATACACTGGCGATGCTGCGGGCCCTTCAGGGCCGCGTCCGTGTGGGTGCCATCACCAACGGCAACGCCGATATCGCCCGGATCGGACTGGATGCGTACTTCGATTTCGCGCTCTCCGCGGTCGATCTGGGTGCGGCCAAGCCCTCGCACCTGGTCTTTGACACAGCGGCGGGCCGGGCGGGAGTCGCGGCCGGGCAGATCGTCCATGTCGGTGATGATGTCCACAGCGATGTCTATGGCGCAGCGGCGAATGGCATGCAGGCGGTCTGGCTCAATCGGGACAATGCGGCGTGGCCCGGGGACGTTCCCGATGTCCCGCATACGCCAGTCTCCAGCCTCGCGGAGCTCGAGGGCATGCTGCTGGGACTGATTCGGGAGTCGATGTAA
- the dnaQ gene encoding DNA polymerase III subunit epsilon, whose product MRQVILDTETTGLEPENGHRIIEIGCYEVEQRRPTGQRFHEYINPDRAVDPEAVEVHGITDRFLMDKPRFADIARSFLDFVADAELIIHNAPFDVGFLDSELGRLGTDWGRIADHCRVTDSLTLARRRHPGQRNSLDALCRRYAIDNSGRTHHGALLDAEILAEVYLAMTGGQVTLHLSAQEEEGPAQRIESDQPVSADRPRLRVIEPTEAETAAHTAWLDQLDQQSGGHCVWRTLDGEVHA is encoded by the coding sequence ATGCGCCAGGTCATTCTGGATACGGAAACCACTGGACTCGAGCCGGAAAACGGCCACCGGATCATTGAGATTGGCTGTTATGAGGTCGAACAGCGCCGGCCCACCGGGCAGCGTTTCCATGAATACATCAACCCCGATCGGGCGGTGGATCCCGAGGCCGTCGAGGTGCACGGGATCACCGACCGGTTCCTGATGGATAAACCGCGCTTTGCGGATATCGCCCGGTCTTTCCTCGATTTTGTGGCCGACGCCGAGCTGATCATCCATAACGCGCCCTTCGACGTCGGTTTTCTCGACAGCGAGCTCGGCCGGCTTGGCACCGACTGGGGACGGATCGCCGATCACTGCCGGGTGACCGATAGCCTGACGCTCGCGCGGCGTCGCCATCCCGGTCAGCGCAACAGCCTCGACGCCCTCTGCCGGCGCTATGCGATCGATAACAGCGGTCGCACACACCATGGTGCGCTGCTCGACGCCGAGATCCTTGCCGAGGTGTATCTGGCAATGACCGGCGGGCAGGTCACCCTGCATCTCAGTGCCCAGGAAGAAGAGGGCCCCGCGCAGCGGATCGAGAGCGACCAGCCGGTCAGCGCCGATCGGCCACGGCTGCGGGTCATCGAGCCGACCGAGGCGGAAACGGCCGCTCACACCGCATGGCTCGATCAGCTCGATCAGCAGAGCGGTGGCCACTGTGTCTGGCGAACACTGGATGGGGAGGTGCACGCGTGA
- the rnhA gene encoding ribonuclease HI — translation MTPVEIFTDGACRGNPGPGGWGVLMRWEGVEKTLHGGERETTNNRMELMAAIQALETLSRPCSVDLTTDSQYVRKGITEWVDAWKRRGWKTASRQPVKNRDLWERLDALSQRHEIRWHWVRGHTGHDGNERVDDLANQGIDELERAAD, via the coding sequence ATGACGCCGGTTGAGATTTTCACGGACGGCGCCTGCCGGGGCAATCCCGGACCGGGTGGCTGGGGCGTGCTGATGCGCTGGGAAGGGGTCGAGAAGACCCTGCACGGCGGCGAGCGGGAGACCACCAATAACCGCATGGAGTTGATGGCGGCCATTCAGGCGCTGGAGACGTTGAGCCGTCCATGTTCGGTGGATCTGACCACCGATTCCCAGTATGTCCGCAAGGGCATCACCGAGTGGGTGGATGCCTGGAAGCGCCGTGGCTGGAAGACTGCCAGTCGCCAGCCGGTCAAGAACCGGGATCTGTGGGAGCGTCTGGATGCGCTCTCGCAGCGCCATGAGATACGCTGGCACTGGGTACGTGGCCATACCGGCCATGATGGCAATGAACGCGTTGATGATCTTGCCAACCAAGGGATCGACGAGCTGGAAAGGGCGGCGGACTGA
- a CDS encoding class I SAM-dependent methyltransferase, which yields MRALHEWFATPAGEDLAERETRLLTRRLAGLYARRVLQVGAYGGGRSPAVFGNVRQWVMDDCPDGSIDLEADSRVIPLTSSSVDVVMLIHQLEFSHAPHQVIREAARVLAPEGHLLVLGFNPYSLWGVRRALSGNARTPPWSGRYLAARRIADWMMLLGMVPRRPEGVALLPPPLSRWWLQRHPHSQANRRRESLGAGLNWIGGAHLVIGQKRVNGAVNPPQQWRRRFEIIPGGLTQAGAGATRSRRESWHDAG from the coding sequence ATGCGTGCGCTGCATGAATGGTTTGCTACACCGGCGGGGGAGGATCTTGCGGAGCGCGAGACGCGATTGCTGACGCGGCGTCTGGCCGGACTGTATGCACGGCGTGTCCTGCAGGTCGGTGCCTATGGCGGCGGCCGCAGTCCAGCAGTGTTCGGTAATGTCCGTCAGTGGGTGATGGATGACTGCCCGGACGGGTCGATTGATCTGGAGGCAGACAGTCGGGTGATTCCGCTGACCTCGAGCAGTGTCGATGTGGTCATGCTGATCCATCAGCTGGAGTTCAGTCACGCCCCCCATCAGGTCATCCGCGAGGCGGCACGTGTCCTTGCGCCGGAGGGTCATCTGCTGGTGCTGGGGTTCAACCCCTACAGCCTGTGGGGGGTGCGCCGCGCTCTGTCGGGCAATGCCCGGACGCCGCCATGGTCGGGGCGCTATCTTGCCGCCCGACGGATCGCCGACTGGATGATGCTGCTGGGTATGGTGCCCCGGCGGCCAGAAGGGGTGGCCCTCCTGCCACCGCCGCTGAGTCGTTGGTGGCTGCAACGCCATCCCCATTCCCAGGCCAACCGCCGGAGGGAGTCGCTGGGTGCGGGTCTCAACTGGATTGGCGGTGCCCATCTGGTGATTGGTCAGAAGCGCGTTAACGGCGCGGTGAATCCGCCCCAGCAATGGCGGCGCCGATTTGAAATCATTCCCGGCGGCCTGACGCAGGCCGGCGCCGGGGCCACTCGAAGTCGAAGGGAGAGCTGGCATGACGCCGGTTGA